In Ruminococcaceae bacterium BL-4, one DNA window encodes the following:
- a CDS encoding [Citrate [pro-3S]-lyase] ligase, protein MAEYSASTIYPYDKRAVKKLDALLNQEGIQHDKNLDYTMGLFDEEENLVATGSCFGNTLRCLAVDSAHQGEGLMNIVVSNLIEHEYEMGRIDLFLYTKCEMAHKFSSMGFYEIARVDNKVVFMENRKTGFESYLQQLKEETAKNPLSASAKLQGAVIMNANPFTLGHQYLLKTAAKQCELLHVFIVSEDISLVPFSVREKLIREGSAQIQNLVYHTTGNYLISNATFPSYFLKDSDTVILAHAKLDVTIFIRIAQTLNISVRFVGEEPFSHVTNLYNQIMNEQLEENGLHCTIIPRLESAGVPVSASSARSALQNGNMELFKSLVPESTWHYFTSAEAEPVLEKIRTSKNVIHY, encoded by the coding sequence ATGGCAGAATATTCAGCAAGCACTATTTATCCCTATGACAAACGAGCGGTTAAAAAACTTGACGCTCTTCTCAATCAAGAAGGAATTCAGCATGACAAAAATTTAGATTATACCATGGGGCTTTTTGATGAAGAAGAAAACTTGGTGGCCACAGGCTCTTGTTTTGGGAATACACTGCGCTGTCTTGCAGTAGATAGTGCCCATCAAGGAGAAGGCCTTATGAATATTGTTGTCAGCAATTTAATAGAGCATGAATATGAGATGGGCAGAATAGATCTTTTTCTCTATACCAAGTGCGAGATGGCACATAAATTTTCCTCTATGGGATTTTATGAGATTGCACGAGTAGACAATAAGGTCGTTTTTATGGAAAATCGAAAGACAGGTTTCGAATCCTATTTGCAGCAATTAAAAGAAGAAACAGCAAAAAATCCACTCTCTGCTTCTGCAAAATTGCAAGGTGCAGTCATCATGAATGCAAATCCTTTTACACTTGGACATCAGTATCTATTAAAGACTGCAGCAAAACAATGCGAATTATTACATGTATTTATCGTATCGGAAGATATTTCACTTGTTCCGTTCTCGGTTCGTGAAAAATTGATTCGAGAAGGTTCTGCACAAATTCAAAATCTTGTTTATCACACAACTGGGAATTATCTAATTTCAAATGCTACTTTTCCCTCTTATTTTTTAAAGGATTCCGACACCGTAATTTTAGCGCATGCAAAACTGGACGTAACCATATTTATTCGTATTGCACAAACATTAAATATTTCAGTTCGTTTTGTAGGAGAAGAGCCTTTTAGTCACGTAACAAATCTCTACAATCAAATTATGAACGAACAGCTAGAAGAAAATGGCCTTCATTGTACTATCATCCCACGCTTGGAATCTGCCGGAGTCCCGGTGAGCGCTTCATCTGCCAGAAGCGCCCTGCAAAACGGGAATATGGAACTTTTTAAATCTCTTGTACCGGAGTCGACTTGGCATTACTTTACTTCAGCTGAAGCAGAACCGGTTCTTGAAAAAATTCGCACTTCTAAAAACGTTATTCATTACTAA
- a CDS encoding LysR family transcriptional regulator, which produces MNDRQLEYMLAIVKEGNISRAADKLRVSQPSLSQMIKQIENNLGTQIFKRYSNPIEMTYAGQQYISAAKKILMIQKNLHNQINDINNEVCGVVRLGMPIQRGLELISYLLPKFYKKYPHVTLKLIENGSAAIEEMVLDGEIDIGCVTTYPHYEELDYRLVENEEMILFADKDTDFAKSIPAETPIMLAQAQNESFIALKKGHSSRTIQDQLIMNYNIHPRILIETSSIEIAKRAAIACHAVMLCPRNFLNTNPGLLNQARIYPILDIQTKREFFICHRKDLYLPKYMRDLVKILLQAKQVEKGTDDKSSS; this is translated from the coding sequence ATGAACGACCGGCAATTAGAATACATGCTTGCAATTGTAAAAGAGGGAAATATTAGCCGTGCAGCAGATAAGCTGCGGGTCTCACAGCCCTCCCTCAGCCAAATGATAAAACAGATTGAAAACAATCTTGGTACACAGATTTTTAAGCGCTATTCCAATCCCATAGAAATGACATATGCCGGACAGCAATACATTTCTGCTGCAAAAAAGATTTTGATGATCCAAAAAAATCTGCACAATCAAATTAATGATATTAACAATGAAGTCTGTGGGGTCGTTCGTCTTGGAATGCCCATTCAAAGAGGACTTGAGTTAATCTCATATCTTTTACCAAAATTTTATAAAAAATATCCTCATGTAACCCTTAAGCTAATAGAAAATGGTTCTGCCGCTATTGAAGAAATGGTGCTCGATGGAGAGATCGATATTGGCTGTGTAACTACCTACCCTCATTATGAAGAATTAGACTATCGTTTAGTGGAAAACGAAGAGATGATCCTTTTCGCGGACAAAGACACCGATTTTGCAAAAAGCATTCCTGCTGAAACTCCCATTATGCTTGCTCAAGCCCAAAATGAATCCTTTATTGCCTTAAAAAAGGGACACAGCAGTAGAACTATCCAAGATCAGCTCATAATGAACTATAATATTCATCCGCGCATTTTGATTGAAACCAGCAGTATCGAAATTGCAAAGCGTGCCGCTATTGCCTGCCACGCTGTTATGCTCTGTCCGCGCAATTTTCTAAATACGAACCCAGGTTTACTAAATCAAGCTCGTATCTATCCCATCCTCGACATTCAAACAAAGCGAGAATTCTTTATTTGTCACCGCAAAGATTTGTACCTACCAAAATACATGCGGGATCTGGTCAAGATTCTGCTGCAAGCAAAACAAGTCGAAAAAGGCACAGACGATAAAAGCTCTTCATAA
- the citD gene encoding citrate lyase, acyl carrier (gamma) subunit (Evidence 2a : Function from experimental evidences in other organisms; Product type e : enzyme) encodes MDIKKSAIAGTLESSDAQVTVEPGNGKVDFSLDSTVIHQFGNQIRATVLETLKRLGVNNVKITVVDRGALDCTLKARVECAVFRANDQTDNLPWGGAIK; translated from the coding sequence ATGGACATTAAAAAGTCAGCCATCGCTGGAACATTGGAATCGAGTGATGCGCAGGTAACCGTGGAACCTGGAAACGGAAAAGTTGATTTTTCCCTTGACAGCACAGTCATCCATCAGTTTGGAAATCAAATTCGTGCAACTGTATTGGAAACTTTAAAACGGCTGGGCGTCAACAATGTAAAAATCACCGTAGTAGATCGTGGTGCATTGGATTGTACGTTAAAGGCACGCGTAGAGTGTGCTGTTTTTCGTGCGAATGACCAGACCGATAATCTTCCATGGGGAGGGGCAATCAAATGA
- the citE gene encoding citrate lyase, citryl-ACP lyase (beta) subunit (Evidence 2a : Function from experimental evidences in other organisms; Product type e : enzyme), producing the protein MRNPNLKRLRRTMMFLNCQKPGLIKDPYIYKPDSIMLDLEDAVAENQKDAARYSLYHALQEIDYRGVERVVRINGLETPHWQEDVRVCVAGGADVIRISKTETAEDVHRVEAAVEAAEKEFEVPVGHTLLMAALESAKGVRNAYEICKSSERLFGIALSGGDYSKDLQTVITGTGVEFAGARQNMIIAARAAGKQCFDTVFTNLDDMEGFEKEVLMIKRMGFDGKSIINPRQIETVHRIFTPSEKEIIFAEKVVREIEEKRAKGIGVFTVDGKMIDIAFYDGSKRTLSLAKAAGVYEGEL; encoded by the coding sequence ATGAGAAATCCAAATTTAAAACGGTTAAGAAGAACCATGATGTTTTTAAATTGTCAGAAACCCGGTTTAATTAAAGATCCTTATATTTATAAACCGGATTCGATTATGTTGGATCTCGAAGATGCAGTAGCTGAAAACCAGAAGGATGCTGCTCGATATTCTCTTTATCATGCGTTACAGGAAATCGACTACCGTGGAGTGGAAAGAGTTGTCCGGATTAATGGGCTGGAGACCCCACATTGGCAGGAAGATGTCCGCGTTTGTGTTGCAGGCGGAGCGGATGTCATTCGTATTTCTAAAACAGAGACAGCAGAGGATGTCCATCGTGTTGAAGCGGCTGTAGAAGCTGCGGAAAAGGAATTTGAGGTTCCGGTAGGTCACACTTTGTTGATGGCTGCACTGGAGTCTGCAAAAGGTGTCAGAAATGCCTATGAAATTTGTAAATCCAGTGAGCGTTTGTTTGGCATTGCCCTTTCCGGAGGAGATTACAGCAAGGATCTGCAGACGGTCATTACCGGAACCGGAGTAGAATTTGCCGGTGCGCGTCAAAACATGATTATTGCAGCACGTGCTGCCGGAAAGCAGTGCTTTGATACCGTATTTACGAATCTTGACGATATGGAAGGATTTGAAAAAGAAGTCCTGATGATTAAGCGGATGGGATTTGATGGAAAGTCCATTATTAATCCGCGTCAGATAGAAACTGTGCATCGGATTTTCACACCGTCCGAAAAAGAAATTATCTTTGCAGAAAAAGTCGTACGTGAGATCGAAGAAAAACGTGCAAAAGGAATTGGCGTTTTTACAGTCGATGGAAAGATGATCGATATCGCATTCTACGATGGCTCAAAGCGGACCCTGTCTTTGGCAAAGGCCGCAGGTGTGTATGAGGGGGAACTGTAA
- the citF gene encoding citrate lyase, citrate-ACP transferase (alpha) subunit (Evidence 2a : Function from experimental evidences in other organisms; Product type e : enzyme): protein MKNQVGREIPDELLKQYGKKGFSGSFARSEDTYQKASPCVHNYIDPTRSKMVSSIHEALVKCKIHDGMVLSFHHHFRDGDKIVNMVMEEVAKMGVKDITICASSLGAAHDPVAELIENGVVTGIQTSGVRGKIGEAISHGKLKNPAIIRSHGGRVRAIEEGDVHIDIAFIGAPTSDEYGNARGVGGKSDCGVLSYAMVDAKYADRVVVITDCMVPFPNYPASISMTDVDYVCKVDCIGDPNKIVSNAVRMTKDVRELNMAHYCTQLIAESPYFKDGFSFQTGAGGASLAVNTMLRPIMEEKNVHMSFAIGGITKPICDLLEAGLVRNIVDAQDFDLGSIESFKNDANHYEISTSAYANPMNKGAFVNRLDFVILGALEVDVNFNVNVVTGSNGVLRGAPGGHPDTAAGANCSIIVAPLIRGRIPTICDQVVTVVTPGEDVDIVVTDYGIAINPKRQDLIAAYKDSHLPICTIEELRDKAYSIVGTPEQVQFKDKVVGILEARDGSILDVVREVKPFEFKD from the coding sequence ATGAAGAATCAAGTTGGCAGAGAAATTCCTGACGAGCTTTTGAAACAATATGGAAAGAAAGGATTCTCCGGCTCCTTTGCCCGCAGTGAGGATACCTATCAAAAAGCCAGCCCTTGTGTACATAATTATATTGATCCGACCCGTTCCAAAATGGTTTCCAGTATTCATGAAGCACTTGTAAAGTGTAAGATCCATGATGGAATGGTACTTTCCTTTCATCATCATTTTCGTGATGGAGACAAAATTGTCAACATGGTAATGGAAGAAGTTGCAAAGATGGGAGTAAAAGATATCACCATTTGTGCAAGTTCTCTTGGGGCTGCTCATGATCCGGTCGCAGAGCTGATTGAAAATGGCGTTGTCACTGGAATCCAGACTTCTGGAGTCCGCGGTAAAATCGGCGAAGCAATTTCTCACGGAAAGCTCAAAAATCCGGCCATTATCCGGTCTCATGGCGGTCGTGTGAGAGCAATTGAAGAAGGCGACGTTCATATTGATATTGCCTTTATTGGTGCTCCTACTTCAGATGAATATGGCAATGCGCGCGGCGTTGGAGGAAAAAGCGATTGCGGCGTTTTGTCTTATGCTATGGTAGATGCAAAATATGCAGATCGTGTTGTAGTCATTACAGATTGTATGGTGCCGTTCCCGAATTATCCGGCGAGCATTTCTATGACAGATGTAGATTATGTTTGCAAAGTGGATTGTATCGGTGACCCGAATAAGATCGTTAGCAATGCAGTGCGTATGACGAAAGATGTGCGAGAGTTAAATATGGCTCATTATTGCACACAGTTAATTGCTGAATCTCCCTATTTTAAAGATGGATTTTCTTTTCAGACAGGTGCCGGTGGTGCTTCTCTAGCAGTCAATACGATGCTTCGCCCCATTATGGAAGAGAAAAATGTTCACATGAGTTTTGCAATCGGTGGTATTACGAAACCAATTTGTGATTTACTGGAAGCCGGTTTGGTACGAAACATTGTAGATGCGCAGGATTTTGATTTAGGTTCGATTGAATCTTTTAAAAATGATGCAAATCACTACGAGATTTCTACTTCTGCTTATGCGAATCCGATGAATAAAGGTGCTTTTGTCAATCGGTTGGATTTTGTAATCTTGGGTGCATTGGAAGTTGACGTAAACTTTAATGTAAATGTGGTTACAGGTTCTAATGGAGTATTGCGTGGGGCGCCCGGCGGACATCCGGACACTGCTGCGGGCGCTAACTGTTCTATTATTGTTGCACCGCTGATTCGCGGTAGAATTCCAACTATTTGTGATCAGGTGGTCACAGTGGTGACTCCAGGAGAAGATGTAGACATTGTGGTAACAGATTATGGCATTGCCATCAATCCGAAACGTCAAGATTTAATCGCGGCTTATAAAGACTCTCATCTGCCAATTTGTACGATTGAGGAGCTGAGGGATAAAGCTTATTCGATTGTCGGGACTCCTGAACAAGTGCAGTTTAAGGATAAGGTAGTTGGAATTTTGGAAGCCCGCGATGGTTCTATTTTGGATGTTGTTCGAGAAGTAAAGCCTTTTGAGTTTAAGGATTAA
- the citP gene encoding Citrate-sodium symporter, giving the protein MIVGVVFAAEYTGALSADLAGCFALMLCIGIVCDEIGERIPFWNTYIGGGIVMTYIVSAFLFTYKVIPDKYVKGISNLMDSSDFLSFFIVFLIVGSVLALDRKMLIRSFAGYLPAIFGGLIGAGLLGVLGGLIFGVNPVNVLIKYMLPIMGGGNGAGAVPLSQIYETVTGDPAANYYTFAITILTIANVFAIISGALLKKLGTKKTTWTGDGTELMRKGGNITTEDKDVKPSMKDLGGAFLLGLAFYALGRLFAKVILPTIGGAPIHQFAYMIIFVAIVAATGIVPDNIRTACKTLQNFFTKNLILVIMVGVAVDTNINDLIAAITPSNMVIALLVVIGAIIGSALVGYWVGFYPIDSAITAGLCMANRGGSGDLAVLGAADRMGLIAYAQLSSRLGGGIVLIIGSVMFGAFLK; this is encoded by the coding sequence ATGATTGTTGGTGTTGTATTTGCAGCGGAATATACTGGTGCCCTTTCTGCAGACCTTGCTGGTTGTTTTGCTCTAATGCTGTGCATTGGAATTGTTTGCGATGAAATTGGCGAAAGAATCCCGTTCTGGAATACTTATATTGGCGGCGGAATTGTCATGACTTACATCGTATCCGCATTTTTGTTTACTTATAAAGTGATTCCAGATAAATACGTAAAGGGAATTAGCAATTTGATGGATAGTTCCGATTTTCTTTCGTTCTTCATTGTTTTCTTGATTGTCGGTTCTGTTCTTGCTTTGGATCGTAAAATGTTGATCCGCTCTTTTGCTGGCTATTTGCCTGCCATTTTTGGAGGCTTAATTGGTGCAGGTTTGCTGGGTGTCCTTGGAGGTTTAATTTTCGGGGTAAACCCAGTCAATGTATTAATTAAGTATATGCTTCCAATTATGGGCGGCGGTAACGGAGCAGGTGCGGTTCCGCTAAGCCAAATCTATGAAACAGTTACTGGAGATCCTGCGGCAAATTATTATACATTTGCGATTACCATTCTAACAATTGCGAATGTTTTTGCCATTATTTCCGGTGCTCTTCTTAAAAAGCTCGGCACGAAAAAAACAACTTGGACAGGCGATGGCACCGAATTGATGCGTAAGGGCGGAAACATTACGACAGAAGATAAAGATGTTAAGCCTTCCATGAAAGATCTTGGTGGCGCATTCCTTTTGGGACTTGCATTTTATGCACTTGGTCGTTTGTTTGCAAAGGTGATTTTGCCTACTATCGGCGGTGCTCCGATTCATCAATTTGCTTACATGATTATCTTTGTAGCAATTGTTGCGGCAACCGGAATTGTCCCGGATAATATCCGTACTGCCTGTAAGACGTTGCAGAACTTCTTTACAAAGAATTTGATTTTAGTCATTATGGTCGGTGTTGCGGTCGATACCAATATTAACGATTTGATTGCAGCAATTACTCCAAGCAATATGGTGATTGCATTGCTGGTTGTCATCGGTGCAATTATTGGTTCTGCACTGGTTGGCTATTGGGTAGGATTCTATCCGATCGATTCTGCAATTACGGCTGGTCTTTGCATGGCAAACCGTGGCGGCAGCGGCGACTTAGCAGTTTTGGGTGCTGCAGATCGTATGGGATTGATTGCATATGCGCAGTTGTCCTCTCGTCTCGGTGGCGGTATTGTGCTGATTATCGGTAGTGTAATGTTTGGTGCATTCCTTAAATAA
- a CDS encoding Chromate transport protein: MIYLQLCIEFFKIGLFSVGGGLATLPFLYSMAERYPWFTKAELTQMIAVSESTPGPLGVNMATYVGMKTAGPLGGILATLCLVLPGLIIIILIARTLEKFQKNQLVQNVFGGLRPAVVGMIAFSATSVLESAFFLAGTDFSSFSLGTLDWRNIILFFVLLFAVFKWKKHPILYIAVGAIIGIVFQF; this comes from the coding sequence ATGATTTATCTCCAACTTTGTATTGAATTCTTTAAAATAGGCCTTTTTTCGGTTGGAGGAGGACTTGCTACTCTCCCCTTCCTTTATTCTATGGCTGAGCGTTATCCATGGTTTACCAAAGCAGAATTAACTCAAATGATTGCGGTCTCCGAATCCACGCCTGGTCCACTAGGTGTAAACATGGCAACTTACGTAGGAATGAAAACTGCTGGACCTTTGGGTGGAATTCTCGCTACCCTTTGTTTGGTACTTCCTGGACTAATTATTATTATTCTAATTGCGCGCACACTAGAAAAATTTCAGAAAAACCAATTAGTACAAAATGTTTTTGGCGGGCTGCGTCCTGCAGTAGTTGGAATGATTGCATTCTCTGCAACATCCGTCCTAGAAAGCGCATTTTTTCTTGCTGGTACAGATTTTTCATCATTTTCTTTAGGAACGCTTGACTGGCGAAATATCATTTTATTTTTTGTTTTGCTTTTTGCTGTATTCAAATGGAAAAAGCATCCGATCCTATATATTGCTGTTGGTGCTATTATTGGGATTGTATTTCAATTTTAG
- a CDS encoding Chromate transporter: MKDYFELLAAFFRIGAFTFGGGYAMLPMLERELIINRKWSTMEELMDYFAVGQCTPGTIAVNTASFIGYKRKKIPGAITATLGVILPSLIIIIILAAILQQVNNYPIVQSAFRGISAAVAALIVQSVWGMGKSGVKNLLGVILMILSFYFIFFLKVNPVWIVLGAGGIGAFAYSEIGKKAFKKLLIPFNKKEESK; this comes from the coding sequence ATGAAAGATTATTTCGAACTGTTGGCAGCCTTTTTTCGTATTGGTGCATTTACATTTGGTGGAGGTTATGCAATGCTCCCCATGTTGGAACGAGAACTGATCATAAATCGTAAGTGGAGTACTATGGAAGAACTGATGGACTATTTTGCCGTTGGTCAATGTACTCCCGGTACAATTGCTGTTAATACTGCTTCCTTTATCGGATATAAACGTAAAAAAATTCCTGGTGCAATCACCGCCACGCTTGGAGTGATTCTTCCCAGTCTGATCATCATAATAATATTGGCTGCAATTCTACAGCAAGTCAACAATTATCCGATCGTTCAGAGCGCTTTTCGTGGAATCAGCGCCGCAGTCGCCGCTTTAATTGTTCAGTCTGTTTGGGGAATGGGAAAAAGCGGTGTTAAAAATCTGCTTGGTGTTATCTTAATGATTCTTTCCTTTTATTTTATCTTTTTCTTGAAGGTCAATCCTGTATGGATCGTTTTAGGAGCTGGTGGTATTGGAGCATTTGCTTATTCTGAAATTGGGAAAAAGGCCTTTAAAAAACTCTTGATTCCTTTTAATAAGAAGGAGGAATCCAAATGA
- a CDS encoding DNA-binding MarR family transcriptional regulator, whose translation MLDQEFERLYLRLRATYYRRMVSRIGTREGSLSATESFCVEIIYLLGTPTVSKFAQFLNISLPNATYKINRLINKGYVEKEISSEDHREIYLTVTPKFSNYYGLKNIDIAKMMKNIHEKFSKQEIEQLESMVKKICKECFPDFELSSSRN comes from the coding sequence ATGCTGGATCAGGAATTTGAACGGCTTTATCTGCGGCTGCGCGCTACTTACTATCGAAGAATGGTCAGCCGTATCGGCACCAGAGAAGGAAGCCTCAGTGCGACAGAATCTTTTTGCGTTGAAATCATTTATTTGCTTGGCACACCTACCGTTAGTAAATTTGCTCAGTTTTTAAATATTTCTCTGCCGAACGCAACCTACAAAATTAATCGTCTGATTAATAAGGGCTATGTTGAAAAAGAAATATCCTCTGAAGATCATAGGGAAATATATTTAACGGTGACGCCAAAATTTTCAAACTACTATGGTTTAAAAAATATAGATATTGCAAAAATGATGAAAAATATTCACGAAAAGTTTTCCAAACAGGAAATTGAACAATTAGAATCCATGGTTAAAAAAATCTGCAAAGAATGTTTTCCTGATTTTGAGCTTTCTTCCTCTAGAAACTGA
- the artR gene encoding high affinity arginine ABC transporter (ATP-binding protein) (Evidence 2a : Function from experimental evidences in other organisms; PubMedId : 10939241, 11423008; Product type t : transporter), whose translation MIEMKHISKSYGKNEVLHDINLTIQEGEKVVILGPSGAGKSTLIRMMNYLEEPSSGEVLINEVPLTKKNHLQMVRDTSAMVFQQFNLYPHMTVLQNVTLAPIKLQMIPKDAAEKEGMRYLKRVGMESKANEYPQNLSGGQQQRVAIARALAMNKPMILFDEPTSALDPEMVQEVLDVMVSLSKENITMVCVTHEMGFARQVADRVMFVADGTILEEGNPDEFFDHPKNPRAQAFLSKILH comes from the coding sequence ATGATTGAGATGAAGCATATCAGCAAAAGTTATGGAAAAAACGAAGTGCTGCATGATATCAATCTGACAATTCAGGAAGGAGAGAAAGTGGTAATTCTTGGGCCTTCCGGAGCTGGCAAAAGCACATTGATTCGCATGATGAATTATTTGGAAGAACCTTCTTCCGGAGAAGTTCTGATCAATGAAGTTCCTTTAACAAAAAAGAATCATTTGCAGATGGTGCGGGATACTTCTGCTATGGTATTTCAGCAGTTCAATTTGTATCCGCATATGACGGTTTTGCAGAATGTAACGTTGGCACCAATTAAATTACAGATGATTCCAAAAGATGCTGCGGAAAAAGAAGGCATGCGGTACCTGAAACGTGTCGGAATGGAATCCAAGGCAAATGAATATCCACAGAATCTTTCCGGAGGGCAGCAGCAGCGTGTTGCGATTGCGCGGGCGTTGGCTATGAATAAGCCGATGATTTTATTTGATGAACCCACCAGTGCACTGGATCCTGAAATGGTGCAGGAAGTACTGGATGTTATGGTTAGCCTTTCTAAAGAAAATATTACAATGGTCTGTGTTACGCATGAAATGGGATTTGCCCGTCAGGTGGCAGACCGGGTAATGTTTGTAGCGGATGGAACGATCCTTGAAGAAGGCAATCCGGATGAATTTTTTGATCACCCGAAAAATCCAAGAGCACAGGCGTTTCTGAGTAAAATTTTGCACTGA
- the peb1A gene encoding Major cell-binding factor, with amino-acid sequence MIKFMKKAVAAVMAAAMMAALAGCGGTSASSTTASSKAAGSSTSAAGAAVEKIKASGTLKVGVKADIPKYSLLNTTTNKYEGFEDDLAKVIAGKIFDGDTSKVEFTTVNAKTRGPLLDKGDIDMVIATFTITDERKQQYDFSDPYMTDAVGFLVKKDSGIKSLKDMNGKTIGVAQSATSRSALEDQAKQEGITLKFSEFATYPEIKAALDSGRIDVFSVDKSILNGYVDDKTEILDDTYAPQDYGVATKKGNDDLAKLVNDTITDLKSSGELQKMLDKWEIK; translated from the coding sequence ATGATAAAATTTATGAAAAAGGCTGTAGCAGCGGTAATGGCGGCAGCGATGATGGCAGCTTTAGCAGGGTGTGGAGGTACAAGTGCTTCTTCTACAACAGCATCTTCTAAAGCAGCGGGTTCTTCTACGAGTGCGGCAGGTGCTGCAGTCGAAAAAATTAAAGCGTCGGGTACGTTGAAGGTTGGCGTAAAAGCAGATATTCCGAAATACAGTCTTTTAAATACAACAACAAATAAATATGAAGGTTTTGAAGATGATTTGGCAAAAGTAATTGCCGGTAAAATCTTTGACGGAGATACTTCCAAGGTTGAGTTTACAACCGTCAATGCAAAAACCCGTGGTCCGCTTTTGGATAAAGGCGATATCGATATGGTAATTGCAACTTTTACCATTACAGACGAACGTAAACAGCAGTACGATTTTTCGGATCCTTATATGACAGATGCTGTTGGATTTTTGGTGAAGAAAGACAGCGGGATCAAGAGCCTTAAAGATATGAATGGAAAGACGATCGGTGTTGCGCAGTCTGCAACCAGCCGTAGTGCTTTGGAAGATCAGGCAAAGCAAGAGGGAATCACACTGAAATTCTCAGAATTTGCAACTTATCCTGAAATTAAGGCTGCATTGGATTCCGGCAGAATTGATGTCTTCTCGGTTGATAAATCGATTCTCAATGGTTATGTAGATGATAAGACAGAAATTCTTGACGATACCTATGCACCGCAGGATTACGGCGTTGCCACCAAAAAAGGAAACGACGATCTTGCAAAGCTTGTAAATGATACCATTACCGACCTGAAATCCAGTGGAGAACTGCAGAAGATGCTGGATAAATGGGAGATTAAATAA
- a CDS encoding Putative ABC-type amino-acid transporter permease protein (Evidence 3 : Putative function from multiple computational evidences), whose product MPFGAEQWRRVFEDFGEVFGTGFLHTLEFSLLGLVLALCIGIILGVFSVSQLKILRIIARVYVEFFQNTPLFLQLIFMYNVLPSVGIVLDVFPICVLGVGIYHGAYISEVVRTGIESVPKGQIEAAYSQGFSFGKAMRIIVLPQAFRVMMPMLANQAVNLVKNTSVTAMIAGGELMYLTDSWVGLYLCYGPGYLMAGALYFVINFPLVTLAKHLENRAKLGPAVSHKKVRKEMSEAAVVEVS is encoded by the coding sequence ATGCCATTTGGAGCAGAGCAATGGCGGCGGGTATTTGAAGACTTCGGAGAAGTTTTCGGAACCGGTTTTCTGCATACGCTGGAATTTTCTTTGCTGGGACTTGTCCTTGCGCTTTGTATTGGCATTATATTAGGAGTTTTTTCCGTATCTCAGTTAAAAATATTGAGAATAATTGCCCGAGTCTATGTGGAATTTTTCCAGAATACACCGCTGTTCTTACAGTTGATTTTTATGTATAATGTACTGCCGAGCGTTGGAATTGTACTGGATGTTTTTCCAATCTGTGTCTTAGGTGTTGGAATATATCACGGCGCTTATATCAGTGAGGTAGTCCGCACGGGAATTGAGTCTGTTCCAAAAGGACAGATTGAGGCTGCGTATTCCCAGGGGTTCAGCTTTGGAAAAGCAATGCGTATCATTGTTTTGCCGCAGGCGTTTCGGGTAATGATGCCAATGCTTGCAAATCAGGCTGTGAATCTGGTGAAAAATACCTCTGTTACAGCGATGATCGCAGGTGGAGAGCTTATGTATCTGACGGATTCATGGGTCGGACTTTATCTTTGCTACGGACCTGGATATCTTATGGCTGGTGCTTTGTATTTCGTTATTAATTTTCCGCTGGTCACTTTGGCAAAGCATTTGGAAAACCGAGCAAAACTCGGCCCGGCTGTTTCGCATAAAAAAGTACGGAAAGAGATGTCAGAAGCAGCAGTCGTGGAGGTGTCATAA